A part of Carassius carassius chromosome 4, fCarCar2.1, whole genome shotgun sequence genomic DNA contains:
- the LOC132139075 gene encoding cyclin-H-like → MYHNSSQKKFWTYEKEENLDKLRLEANRKFCLKGMSSGKPGINESMFLDEQEEKVLFRHYENRLLDFCAMFKPAMPKTVVGTACMYFRRFYLNNSLMEYHPRTIMLTCAYLSCKVDEFNVSCTQFVGNLQESPAGQERALEQILEYELLLIQQLSFHLVVHNPYRPLEGFLIDLKTRYPLLENPEMLRKSAEDFLHRAAMTDAGLLFSPSQIGLTAVLNSAARAGLKMEAYLTECMGLKEDKETLSKMYESMRRITILIKAYELPRAEEVNTCKQKLERIHAEFATNLKRKHGYEDDDHVVKRQMVAEEEWTDEDLDAL, encoded by the exons ATGTATCACAACAGCTCTCAGAAGAAATTCTGGACTTACGAGAAAGAGGAAAACCTGGATAAATTAAGACTAGAAGCTAATCGGAAGTTTTGTTTAAAAGGCATGTCCAGTGGTAAG CCTGGAATAAATGAATCCATGTTTCTTGATGAACAAGAAGAGAAAGTGCTTTTCAGACACTATGAAAATAGACTGCTAGACTTCTGCGCTATGTTCAAACCTGCGATGCCTAAAACTGTTGTG GGCACAGCCTGCATGTATTTTCGAAGATTCTATTTGAACAACTCTTTAATGGAGTATCACCCTCGGACAATAAT GTTGACCTGTGCGTATCTCTCGTGTAAAGTGGATGAGTTTAATGTGTCCTGCACTCAGTTTGTGGGGAACCTTCAGGAGAGCCCTGCAGGACAGGAGAGGGCTCTAGAACAGATTCTGGAGTATGAGCTGCTGCTCATCCAGCAGCTCAGTTTTCACCTGGTTGTTCACAATCCTTATCGGCCCTTGGAGGGCTTTCTAATTGACCTGAAG ACCAGATACCCATTGTTAGAAAACCCAGAGATGCTGAGAAAAAGTGCAGAAGACTTTCTCCATAGAGCAGCAATGACGGATGCCGGGCTCCTCTTCTCTCCGTCTCAGATCGGCCTCACTGCCGTCCTCAACAGTGCTGCACGTGCTGGCCTCAAGATGGAGGC ATATTTGACCGAATGCATGGGGCTAAAGGAGGATAAAGAGACCCTCTCAAAGATGTATGAGTCAATGAGAC GAATAACTATCCTTATTAAAGCATATGAGCTTCCCAGAGCTGAGGAGGTCAATACCTGCAAACAGAAACTGGAAAGGATTCATGCTGAATTTGCCACAAACTT